A portion of the Hymenobacter yonginensis genome contains these proteins:
- a CDS encoding PID-CTERM protein-sorting domain-containing protein encodes MIRFFSPLTFLLALAAGAAMAQGPGSGGPVPGPAPEPTAVPIDGGVSLLAAGAVAYGLKHLRRRRA; translated from the coding sequence ATGATCCGCTTTTTCTCTCCACTGACTTTCCTGCTGGCGCTGGCCGCCGGCGCGGCCATGGCCCAGGGCCCCGGCTCAGGCGGCCCGGTCCCCGGTCCGGCCCCCGAGCCGACGGCTGTGCCTATCGACGGCGGGGTTTCGCTGCTGGCTGCCGGGGCCGTGGCTTACGGCCTCAAGCACCTGCGCCGCCGCCGCGCCTAG
- a CDS encoding TetR/AcrR family transcriptional regulator — translation MHPTLRIELNENLYLRDPQATDLGRRLIAESILLIDEIGFEQFTFKKLAQRIESTEASLYRYFENKHKLLVYLVSWHWAWLRYQIRFHTHNVPDARERLRLTLSILTRAHHDDPATQELNEAALYRIVVSEASKSYLTKDVDEDNQAGLFREYKRLAASIVEVVQEINPTYAYPHALVSTLLESARKQLFFAQHLPSLTDVSKSDSENTIYAFLHQMVFAALA, via the coding sequence ATGCACCCCACGCTTCGAATTGAGCTCAATGAAAACCTGTACCTGCGCGACCCTCAGGCCACGGACCTGGGGCGCCGGCTGATAGCAGAGAGCATCCTGCTCATCGACGAAATCGGCTTCGAGCAGTTCACGTTCAAGAAGCTGGCCCAGCGCATTGAGTCCACGGAGGCCTCGCTCTACCGCTACTTCGAAAACAAGCACAAGCTGCTGGTATACCTGGTGAGCTGGCACTGGGCCTGGCTGCGCTACCAGATCCGCTTCCACACCCACAACGTGCCCGACGCCCGCGAGCGGCTGCGCCTGACGCTGAGCATCCTCACCCGCGCCCACCACGACGACCCGGCCACCCAGGAGCTCAACGAAGCCGCCCTCTACCGCATCGTGGTCAGCGAGGCATCCAAGTCGTACCTGACCAAGGACGTGGACGAGGACAACCAGGCGGGTCTGTTCCGGGAGTATAAGCGGCTGGCCGCGAGTATTGTGGAGGTGGTACAGGAAATAAACCCTACCTACGCCTACCCGCACGCGCTGGTGAGCACGCTGCTGGAGTCGGCGCGCAAGCAGCTGTTCTTTGCCCAGCACCTGCCCTCGCTCACAGACGTGTCCAAGTCCGACAGCGAGAACACCATCTATGCCTTTTTGCACCAGATGGTGTTTGCTGCGCTGGCATAA
- a CDS encoding Ig-like domain-containing protein: MGNLPSSAQTKLYWTQSSGTAADDRLSSANLDGTGRLDLASGNGSFDNPQALAVDVANNRVYVGDGGNAGNTGIRRYNLATGALVDQLVAGTTGISINALQVVGNKLYWVQSSGTAASDQLCSANLDGSGLSVLASGNSATTFLNPQSLWVDAENGFIYVGDGAGASSTGLSRFTLAGSFSATLVAGSAAVSYNGVQKAGSKLYWVQSSGTAADDRLSSANLDGSGRTDLASGNSATTFINPQALWVDAVNSQIYVGDGAGTGSTGISRFTLTGTYVSNVVAGSTASINAIGSNQQSATAPAVTTATPTSITTTGATLGGNVTADGGATVTERGVVYVAGTGTPTTSNTKLTSAGTTGSFTVNATGLTAGTQYTVRAYAINSAGTSYGASQTFTSASPAAVTAITRTGNALTNTASVSYTVTFSASVSGLTTANFAALTTGSVSGASVSSLSGSGSTYTVSVNTGTGDGTVQLQLSNATGLTPGVSNVPFAGDVITIDKTAPTVVSISRQVPLTSLTNATSYTFRVTFSEDVTNVRSGLFSTTYTGLTLSGFFINVVPVSGSVYDVTAGDYAGEGTIKLFASNGTGPNRAYDLAGNEYTLPFGGSESYVVDNVRPTTTTVSVPANGTYGAGQQLNFAATFRENVFVGTSGSAPSLPLTIGTTARQAAYVSGSGTSALVFRYIIQAGEQDADGVTLGAALNLNSSTIRDVATNDAVLTLTNVGSTAGVLVDAEAPTVVITSPASSPTSTSPIPVTVTFSESVTGFVLADVSVSNGTPSGFAGSGISYSFSVTPTAAGAVTVSIPANAAQDASGNNNSASTPYTITFAPVATLSAGISAQTNVSCNGGATGAATVTATGGTAPYTYQWSNGATTATTTGLTAGTYNVVVTDAANRTASASATITEPAALTSTVAVTNVACFGGSTGAINLTPGGGTAPYTFNWGGGIASEDRTSLAAGTYSVTITDANGCTRTQSATISQPATALNVSLSKTDATANGAADGTATATPAGGTPGYTYLWSNGQTTATATSLPAGTYSVTVTDANNCQVTSGSVVVSQPTPAPQNLTISTGTPAAPVAIAAGTYNNITITGTGVAQLSGAVTVNGTFSVAGSLDTNCQSLTGPGSFTLADQATLLICDLNGIAASGSSGAVQLTGTRSFSPGASYVYNNLTPNTPQITGSGLPSQVRNLTTTSASNTSSFSISRPVAIREVYDVAGNVGGVFSSGITLLSDASGTALVNMGSTRPADTYTVQRYIDPTTNAGVGYRHIAMLPSSATVASYLGSGGTTPVFNTAYNTSATPLSTTPFPTVFGYDQARLATSPATGLSPFDKGWFSPAGTETVVGRSPRPTAYTVQLPGASTLSFLTNDRTSFTYSLARNSGATAADAGWNFVANPFLAPLDWSTVPASQRTNVDAAMYVFESTSQYGGQYRSYANGIGASPLIGLAQGFWVRVSEGQTSGSLNLLTANRVTTYNQQAPVRRGAADSRPQLQLQLAGATGPADDLFVYAQAGATAGLDAEFDAAKLPNSSGLNLASLTAAGELLAIDGRPAFGSAAATSIPLSVAVPQAGTYTFTAAALHNLPVGTRAELVDKLTGTRTVLAAGTRYAFSLSTTTAPGRFSLNLAPAGVLSSGAAALAAQVSVFPNPSTGLVTVLRPATGTASAEVLNALGQVVRRVALPTAETRLDLRELPTGIYTLRLTTPQGTVSKRLVRE; this comes from the coding sequence ATGGGCAATCTGCCCAGTTCGGCCCAGACTAAACTCTATTGGACCCAAAGCAGCGGTACGGCCGCCGATGACCGGCTCAGCTCGGCCAACCTCGATGGTACGGGCCGCTTGGACCTGGCCAGCGGCAACGGCAGCTTCGATAACCCCCAGGCCCTGGCCGTGGACGTGGCCAACAACCGGGTGTACGTGGGCGACGGCGGCAACGCGGGCAATACCGGCATCCGGCGCTACAACCTGGCTACCGGAGCCCTGGTAGACCAGCTTGTGGCGGGCACAACCGGCATCAGCATCAACGCTCTGCAGGTAGTCGGCAACAAGCTCTACTGGGTGCAGAGCAGCGGCACGGCCGCTAGCGACCAATTGTGCTCAGCCAACCTCGACGGCTCGGGCCTTAGCGTGCTGGCCTCGGGCAACTCGGCCACCACGTTTCTGAACCCCCAAAGCCTGTGGGTAGATGCCGAGAACGGCTTCATCTACGTGGGTGACGGGGCCGGGGCCAGCAGCACGGGCCTCTCCCGCTTTACCCTGGCGGGCAGTTTTTCGGCTACCCTCGTGGCGGGCTCAGCCGCGGTCAGCTATAACGGCGTGCAGAAGGCCGGCAGCAAGCTGTACTGGGTGCAGAGCAGCGGCACGGCCGCCGACGACCGGCTCAGCTCGGCCAACCTCGACGGCTCGGGCCGCACGGATCTGGCTTCGGGCAACTCCGCTACTACGTTCATCAATCCGCAGGCCCTGTGGGTAGATGCCGTCAACAGCCAGATTTACGTGGGCGACGGGGCCGGCACCGGCAGCACGGGCATCTCACGCTTCACGCTGACGGGTACCTACGTTTCCAACGTCGTGGCCGGCTCCACGGCCAGCATCAACGCTATCGGCAGCAACCAGCAGTCGGCCACGGCCCCCGCTGTGACGACGGCTACCCCAACCAGCATCACCACTACCGGCGCGACGCTGGGCGGTAACGTGACGGCCGACGGCGGCGCGACCGTAACGGAGCGCGGCGTAGTGTACGTAGCCGGCACCGGCACCCCTACTACCAGTAATACCAAGCTCACCAGCGCCGGCACCACCGGCAGCTTCACGGTAAATGCCACGGGCCTGACGGCCGGCACCCAGTACACGGTGCGGGCCTACGCCATCAACTCGGCCGGCACCAGCTACGGCGCCAGCCAGACGTTTACGAGTGCCAGCCCGGCGGCCGTAACGGCCATTACCCGTACCGGCAACGCCCTGACCAACACGGCCAGCGTAAGCTACACGGTTACCTTCTCGGCCAGCGTGAGCGGGCTGACTACCGCCAACTTTGCCGCGCTAACCACCGGCTCTGTGAGTGGGGCCAGCGTGAGCAGCCTATCGGGTTCGGGCAGCACGTACACGGTGAGCGTGAATACGGGCACAGGCGACGGCACGGTGCAGTTGCAACTGTCCAACGCCACCGGCCTGACGCCCGGGGTTAGTAACGTACCCTTCGCGGGTGATGTCATCACCATTGATAAGACGGCTCCGACAGTGGTTTCCATCAGCCGCCAGGTACCCCTGACGAGCCTGACCAACGCCACCAGTTACACTTTCCGCGTAACGTTTAGCGAGGACGTGACCAATGTACGGTCAGGACTGTTCTCCACTACTTATACCGGACTTACGCTGAGTGGATTCTTTATTAACGTTGTGCCGGTTTCAGGCAGTGTGTATGATGTAACGGCCGGTGACTACGCCGGAGAAGGCACCATTAAGCTCTTTGCCAGCAATGGGACGGGGCCTAACAGAGCGTATGATTTGGCTGGCAACGAGTATACGTTGCCCTTCGGCGGCAGCGAAAGTTATGTTGTCGACAATGTGCGCCCCACTACTACGACAGTCAGCGTTCCAGCCAATGGTACCTATGGCGCGGGTCAGCAGCTGAACTTTGCGGCGACCTTCCGTGAGAACGTATTCGTTGGCACGAGTGGGAGCGCACCTTCGCTACCGCTCACGATCGGGACTACGGCGCGGCAGGCCGCTTACGTATCGGGTTCGGGTACCAGTGCGCTCGTATTTCGCTACATCATACAAGCCGGCGAACAGGATGCTGACGGCGTAACCCTGGGTGCTGCTCTAAACCTCAACAGTAGTACGATCCGCGACGTGGCCACCAACGATGCCGTGCTCACGCTTACCAACGTGGGTAGCACGGCCGGCGTACTGGTGGATGCCGAAGCCCCTACGGTCGTTATTACCAGTCCGGCCAGCAGCCCCACGAGCACTTCGCCGATTCCAGTAACGGTAACTTTCTCGGAGAGCGTGACGGGCTTTGTGCTCGCCGATGTGAGCGTGAGCAACGGCACCCCCTCGGGCTTTGCGGGCTCGGGCATCAGCTACTCGTTCTCGGTGACGCCCACGGCGGCCGGGGCCGTGACGGTGAGCATCCCCGCCAACGCCGCCCAGGACGCATCCGGTAACAACAACAGCGCCTCGACGCCCTATACCATTACTTTTGCCCCCGTGGCGACGCTCTCGGCCGGCATCAGCGCCCAGACCAACGTGAGCTGCAACGGCGGCGCCACCGGCGCGGCCACCGTGACGGCCACCGGCGGCACCGCGCCCTACACCTACCAGTGGAGCAACGGCGCTACCACGGCCACCACCACGGGCCTGACGGCCGGCACCTATAACGTGGTAGTGACCGACGCGGCCAACCGCACGGCCTCGGCCTCGGCTACCATCACCGAGCCCGCGGCCCTGACCAGCACCGTGGCCGTGACCAACGTGGCCTGCTTCGGCGGCAGCACCGGCGCCATCAACCTGACGCCCGGCGGCGGCACCGCCCCCTACACCTTCAACTGGGGCGGCGGCATTGCCAGCGAGGACCGCACCAGCCTGGCGGCCGGCACCTACTCGGTGACCATCACTGACGCCAACGGCTGCACCCGCACCCAGTCGGCCACCATCAGCCAGCCGGCCACGGCCCTGAACGTGAGCCTGAGCAAGACCGACGCCACCGCCAACGGCGCCGCCGACGGCACGGCCACGGCCACCCCGGCCGGCGGCACGCCCGGCTACACCTATCTGTGGAGCAACGGCCAGACCACGGCCACGGCCACGAGCCTGCCCGCCGGCACCTACTCGGTGACCGTAACAGACGCCAACAACTGCCAGGTCACCAGCGGCTCGGTGGTGGTGAGTCAGCCCACCCCCGCCCCGCAGAACCTGACCATTAGCACCGGCACCCCGGCCGCTCCTGTAGCCATTGCGGCCGGCACCTACAACAACATCACCATCACGGGCACGGGCGTGGCTCAGCTCAGCGGAGCCGTGACGGTGAACGGCACATTCTCCGTAGCGGGCAGCTTGGACACCAACTGCCAGAGCCTGACGGGCCCCGGCAGCTTTACGCTGGCCGACCAGGCCACGCTGCTGATTTGCGACTTGAATGGCATTGCGGCCAGCGGCAGCTCCGGCGCCGTGCAGCTAACGGGAACTCGCTCGTTCTCGCCTGGGGCCAGCTACGTGTACAATAACCTCACCCCGAATACACCACAGATTACGGGGAGCGGGCTGCCCAGCCAGGTGCGCAACCTAACAACAACGAGCGCAAGCAATACGTCTTCGTTCAGTATATCTCGGCCGGTGGCCATCCGGGAGGTATACGATGTGGCGGGCAATGTTGGCGGTGTTTTTTCGAGCGGCATCACACTGCTTTCTGATGCTTCTGGTACCGCCTTGGTCAACATGGGAAGCACGCGACCTGCTGACACATACACGGTCCAGCGCTACATCGACCCCACCACCAATGCGGGCGTGGGCTACCGCCACATTGCCATGCTGCCCAGCTCGGCTACCGTGGCCAGCTACCTGGGTTCGGGCGGGACTACGCCCGTATTCAATACAGCGTACAACACCTCGGCCACGCCGCTGAGCACTACGCCCTTCCCCACCGTGTTCGGCTACGACCAAGCCCGCCTGGCCACTTCGCCGGCCACCGGCCTGAGCCCCTTCGATAAGGGCTGGTTCTCGCCGGCCGGCACGGAAACTGTCGTTGGCCGCTCTCCGCGCCCCACGGCCTACACCGTGCAGCTGCCGGGTGCCTCCACGCTCTCGTTCTTGACCAATGACCGCACGTCCTTTACCTACTCGCTGGCGCGCAACAGCGGCGCCACCGCCGCCGACGCGGGCTGGAACTTTGTGGCCAACCCCTTCCTGGCCCCGCTGGACTGGAGCACCGTACCGGCCAGCCAGCGTACCAACGTGGATGCGGCCATGTACGTGTTTGAGAGCACCAGCCAGTACGGCGGGCAGTACCGCAGCTATGCCAACGGCATCGGCGCCTCGCCGCTCATCGGGCTGGCCCAGGGCTTCTGGGTGCGCGTGAGCGAGGGGCAGACCAGCGGCTCGCTGAACCTGCTCACCGCCAACCGCGTGACCACCTACAACCAGCAGGCTCCCGTGCGCCGAGGCGCGGCCGACTCCCGCCCCCAGTTGCAGCTGCAGCTGGCCGGTGCCACCGGCCCGGCCGATGACCTGTTCGTGTACGCCCAGGCCGGGGCCACTGCCGGCCTTGATGCGGAGTTTGACGCGGCCAAGCTGCCCAACTCCTCGGGTCTGAACCTGGCCTCGCTCACGGCCGCCGGCGAGCTGCTGGCCATTGATGGCCGCCCGGCCTTCGGGTCGGCCGCTGCGACGAGCATTCCGCTGAGCGTGGCCGTGCCCCAGGCCGGCACCTACACCTTCACGGCCGCCGCCCTGCACAACCTGCCGGTCGGCACCCGCGCCGAGCTGGTGGATAAACTCACCGGTACGCGCACCGTGCTGGCCGCCGGCACCCGCTACGCCTTCAGCCTGAGCACGACGACGGCCCCCGGCCGCTTCTCGTTGAATCTGGCCCCAGCCGGCGTGCTCTCGTCGGGCGCGGCCGCGCTGGCCGCCCAAGTGAGCGTGTTCCCCAACCCCAGCACGGGCCTCGTCACGGTGCTGCGCCCGGCCACGGGCACGGCCTCGGCCGAGGTGCTCAACGCCCTGGGCCAGGTGGTGCGCCGCGTGGCCCTGCCCACGGCCGAAACCCGTCTGGATCTGCGGGAGCTGCCCACCGGCATCTACACCCTGCGCCTGACCACGCCGCAAGGCACGGTCAGCAAGCGTCTCGTGCGCGAGTAG